A stretch of Arcobacter arenosus DNA encodes these proteins:
- the greA gene encoding transcription elongation factor GreA: MDKEPMTRVGYEKITSELEFLKNTERPETVIALDEARQLGDLKENAEYHAAKDKLALIDAQIAELGSIISKAVIIDPESLPHDRISFGSTVELLDVDTEEEFIYAIVGGVESNADNGLISFNSPLAKQLLGKEEGDEVEATLPGGKKTFEILNVTYKELDL, encoded by the coding sequence ATGGATAAAGAACCAATGACGCGAGTTGGATATGAAAAAATTACTTCTGAATTAGAGTTTTTAAAAAATACTGAAAGACCTGAAACTGTAATTGCTTTGGATGAAGCAAGACAATTGGGAGATTTAAAAGAGAACGCTGAATATCATGCTGCAAAAGATAAACTTGCATTAATTGATGCACAAATAGCAGAGTTAGGATCTATTATAAGTAAGGCTGTAATAATTGACCCAGAAAGTTTACCACACGATAGAATAAGTTTTGGTTCAACTGTTGAACTTTTAGATGTTGATACTGAAGAAGAGTTTATATACGCAATTGTTGGTGGAGTTGAATCAAATGCTGATAATGGTTTGATTTCGTTTAATTCACCACTTGCAAAACAACTTTTAGGAAAAGAAGAGGGTGATGAAGTTGAAGCAACTTTACCTGGTGGTAAAAAAACTTTTGAAATTTTAAATGTAACTTATAAGGAGCTTGATTTATAA
- the ppk2 gene encoding polyphosphate kinase 2 — MDKLYEREIEDILSYEDFIEKIGSKADETFLRELHKKYEYRSQEEALRTLQIELIKLQEHLEKKNEKMIILVEGRDASGKGGAIRRITRYMNEKHYRVVALGKPSSTQMTQWYFQRYVEQFPKAGEIVIFDRSWYNRAMVEPVFGFCTENQYETFMKTVTRFEDDLSEHGIHFLKIYFSVTKDEQARRFEEREENPLKQWKLSEIDLQMQERWLEFTEKKYRMLKETNTEKSPWIIIRSDDKFVARYNAIKTILNSVDYEGRDERINFQVDPEIVISAEKELEIMDDNAKKINIKL, encoded by the coding sequence ATAGATAAATTATATGAACGTGAAATAGAAGATATTTTAAGTTATGAAGATTTTATTGAAAAAATTGGTTCAAAGGCTGATGAGACTTTTTTAAGAGAACTTCATAAAAAATATGAATATAGATCTCAAGAAGAAGCTTTAAGAACTTTACAAATTGAACTTATTAAATTACAAGAACATCTTGAAAAGAAAAATGAAAAAATGATTATATTAGTTGAAGGTAGAGATGCTTCAGGAAAAGGTGGTGCTATTAGAAGAATCACTAGATATATGAATGAAAAACATTATAGAGTTGTTGCTTTGGGAAAACCTTCAAGTACACAAATGACACAATGGTATTTTCAAAGATATGTTGAACAGTTTCCTAAAGCAGGTGAGATAGTTATTTTTGATAGATCTTGGTACAACAGAGCTATGGTCGAGCCAGTTTTTGGGTTTTGTACAGAAAATCAATATGAAACTTTTATGAAAACTGTTACAAGATTTGAAGATGATTTAAGTGAACACGGAATCCATTTTTTAAAAATTTATTTTTCTGTAACAAAAGATGAGCAAGCAAGAAGATTTGAAGAGAGGGAAGAAAACCCTTTAAAACAGTGGAAACTTAGTGAGATTGACCTTCAAATGCAAGAAAGATGGCTTGAGTTTACAGAAAAAAAATATAGAATGCTAAAAGAAACAAATACTGAAAAATCCCCTTGGATAATTATAAGAAGTGATGACAAATTCGTAGCTAGATATAATGCAATAAAAACAATCTTAAACAGTGTTGATTATGAAGGAAGAGATGAAAGAATAAACTTTCAAGTTGATCCTGAAATTGTTATTAGTGCAGAAAAAGAACTAGAAATCATGGATGATAACGCAAAGAAAATAAATATAAAATTGTAG
- a CDS encoding tRNA threonylcarbamoyladenosine dehydratase, which translates to MQQYDRTLKLFGEENFKKFQNTKLILLGVGGVGSFALDSLYNTGITDITIVDFDTYEESNMNRQLGSHGNIGRIKVESLKERYPNITAIHAKITPEWIDNFDFSQYDYILDAIDDVKPKVHLIKKFYTKVISTSGSAKRLDPSKIEYKSIWDTYNDPFIKKIRYELKKQGFKRKFKVVFSSEDPNCLEKGSFEAVTGSFGFMMASVTIRKIINKNK; encoded by the coding sequence ATGCAACAATATGATAGAACCCTTAAACTATTCGGGGAAGAAAATTTTAAAAAATTTCAAAATACTAAATTAATATTATTAGGTGTTGGAGGAGTTGGAAGCTTTGCCTTAGATTCATTATACAATACGGGAATTACTGATATTACCATTGTAGACTTTGACACGTACGAAGAGTCAAACATGAATAGACAACTTGGAAGTCATGGAAATATTGGAAGAATTAAAGTTGAGTCATTAAAAGAAAGGTACCCAAATATAACTGCAATTCATGCAAAAATTACTCCAGAATGGATTGATAATTTTGATTTTTCACAATATGATTATATATTAGATGCCATTGATGATGTAAAACCAAAGGTACATTTAATCAAGAAATTTTACACAAAAGTGATTAGCACAAGTGGAAGTGCAAAAAGGTTAGATCCAAGTAAAATCGAATATAAATCAATTTGGGATACATATAATGACCCATTTATTAAAAAAATAAGATATGAATTAAAAAAACAAGGTTTTAAAAGAAAGTTCAAGGTTGTCTTTTCAAGCGAAGACCCTAACTGCCTAGAAAAAGGAAGTTTTGAAGCAGTAACTGGTTCTTTTGGCTTTATGATGGCATCTGTTACAATAAGAAAGATTATTAACAAAAACAAATAA
- a CDS encoding transporter substrate-binding domain-containing protein: MLKILLVFFFLAISSFSNDLFTKEEKSWIKNNPNIKIAMINNFRPFSYVENGKHKGFSVDLLNKISEISGLTFDVKNAKWSKTLSSFKEQEVDMISDISFTKERESYSLFTNAYYEIPIYIFGLKNDKSYIDNTSLKGKKVGVTKNIFYKDELAKHGVVIIEFSSSEDKAKALVTGQIDYFLSSYSTGTKAIKSQSLVDVKAIDEYINIKKEDLRFAVNKNKPLLKSILNKSLKQIENKYFSFLANKWILGNENIDNIVKLFSMEERNFINNTKNNPVKIGSIDTYIPFSFSYNGEKIGFTQELIEIIAKKSGLTFEKVGGTWPQVYGKFENNEIDIISELSYREERLPFTLYTKPYYEIPIGVFARDDFGTYSGLKSLKGKKVGIVKGSYLIGALKDEKDFEIVQFDTNNDKFYGLRDGIVDVVLSRTMSVYRLENLMIKGIKVVGIFSNDNIKNEDLRFGIRVEQKILASIIKKTLASIPYSKITQLKQKWILENYGKKEEIDSQNTLVFTKDEKAFIKKHPEITYSEVNWKPLSIIENNTMNGIMGDYLKLVSKKTGIKFKYIPASSWSEVLNMFKDKKIDLVPGIGTSPQEVKLGLVSNTYSKYPMAIVTGENIKYIQNLNELDSKTIAVPKYYTSYNYLVEKHPKIKIIETENIPEALLKVEAKEADAFIGHIATSLYYLSELHLKNLKISGVADFNFEHKYLIQNEYPLLLSIINKTFDAITQEEKKTIHSKWIQPQIIKESTNYELIYKIIGGFTLILIVALYFLSILKKQKKEFETIFETSKDGIAIIDLKTKFKKYNDAYLKMLNYSDDELKTKLLDEIVIVEQKELLNNMLKNVLKDGYVKNLETVYVDKNENRVNVNMTASLLPDKKRVLIVTKDVTSLKLLENHMKLASMGEMIGNIAHQWRQPLSVITSSASGLRIKSEYEEKISLDDVKNFSDTILNQANYLSETIDDFKNFIKGTNEFSEIDILSVVKKSLSLTKPSISDNFIKIVTNIDDNLSINGNKSELEQVLINIMNNAKDALIQNVNNGDRLIFITTKKIDENSLELRICDNGGGISKDIIQRIFEPYFTTKHKSIGTGLGLSIVDKIIRERHEQTVKVHNESFKHEGKDYIGACFSIVFTKK; this comes from the coding sequence ATGTTAAAAATACTACTAGTATTCTTTTTTTTAGCTATTTCATCATTCTCAAATGATTTATTCACAAAAGAAGAAAAAAGTTGGATTAAAAATAATCCAAATATTAAAATTGCAATGATAAATAATTTTCGTCCCTTTAGTTATGTTGAGAATGGAAAACACAAAGGTTTTAGTGTTGATTTATTAAATAAAATTTCTGAAATAAGTGGCTTAACCTTTGATGTAAAAAATGCAAAATGGTCCAAAACACTAAGCTCTTTTAAAGAGCAAGAAGTTGATATGATATCAGATATCTCTTTTACTAAAGAAAGAGAAAGTTATTCCCTTTTTACAAATGCTTATTATGAAATCCCAATTTATATATTTGGACTTAAAAATGATAAAAGTTATATCGATAATACAAGTTTGAAAGGTAAAAAAGTTGGTGTTACTAAGAATATATTTTATAAGGATGAATTGGCAAAACATGGAGTTGTAATTATAGAATTTTCTTCTAGTGAAGATAAGGCAAAGGCTTTAGTAACGGGTCAAATAGATTATTTTTTATCTTCATACTCAACAGGAACAAAAGCAATAAAATCACAATCTTTAGTTGATGTAAAAGCAATTGATGAGTATATCAATATTAAAAAAGAGGATTTAAGATTTGCAGTAAATAAAAATAAACCTCTATTAAAATCAATTTTAAATAAATCATTAAAGCAAATAGAGAATAAATACTTCTCTTTTTTGGCAAATAAATGGATTCTTGGAAATGAAAATATTGATAATATAGTTAAGCTTTTTTCAATGGAGGAGCGAAATTTTATCAATAATACAAAAAATAATCCTGTTAAAATAGGTTCTATTGATACATATATCCCTTTTAGTTTCTCATATAATGGTGAAAAAATAGGTTTTACCCAAGAGTTAATCGAAATAATTGCTAAAAAAAGTGGTTTAACTTTTGAAAAAGTTGGTGGAACTTGGCCACAAGTTTATGGAAAATTTGAAAACAATGAGATTGATATAATTTCAGAGTTATCATATAGAGAAGAGAGATTACCTTTTACCCTTTATACAAAACCTTATTATGAGATTCCAATTGGTGTATTTGCTAGAGATGATTTTGGTACTTATAGTGGATTAAAATCTTTAAAGGGTAAAAAAGTAGGAATAGTTAAAGGCTCATATTTAATTGGTGCTTTAAAAGATGAAAAAGATTTTGAAATAGTTCAATTTGATACAAATAATGATAAGTTTTATGGTTTAAGGGATGGTATTGTTGATGTTGTATTAAGTAGAACAATGAGTGTTTATAGACTAGAAAATCTTATGATAAAAGGGATTAAAGTTGTAGGGATATTTTCAAATGATAATATTAAAAATGAAGATTTAAGATTTGGTATTAGAGTTGAACAAAAAATCTTAGCTTCTATTATAAAAAAGACTTTAGCCTCTATTCCTTATTCTAAAATTACTCAGTTAAAACAAAAATGGATTTTAGAAAACTATGGAAAAAAAGAAGAAATAGATTCACAAAATACTTTAGTTTTTACAAAAGATGAAAAAGCGTTTATAAAAAAACACCCTGAAATAACTTATAGTGAAGTAAATTGGAAGCCTCTATCTATAATCGAAAATAATACTATGAATGGAATTATGGGAGATTATCTTAAATTAGTTTCTAAAAAAACAGGAATAAAATTTAAATATATTCCAGCTTCTTCATGGTCAGAAGTATTAAATATGTTTAAAGATAAAAAAATAGATTTAGTCCCAGGAATAGGAACAAGTCCCCAAGAGGTAAAATTAGGTTTAGTTAGTAATACTTATAGTAAATATCCTATGGCAATTGTTACAGGGGAGAATATTAAATATATTCAGAATTTAAATGAGTTAGATTCAAAAACAATCGCAGTTCCAAAATACTATACTAGCTATAACTATTTAGTTGAAAAACACCCAAAAATAAAAATAATTGAAACAGAAAATATCCCGGAAGCTTTATTAAAAGTTGAAGCTAAGGAAGCTGATGCTTTTATAGGTCATATTGCAACATCTTTGTACTATTTAAGTGAACTTCATTTAAAAAATTTAAAAATAAGTGGAGTTGCTGATTTTAACTTTGAACATAAATATCTTATTCAAAATGAATATCCTTTATTATTATCAATTATTAATAAAACCTTTGATGCTATAACACAAGAGGAGAAAAAAACAATTCATTCAAAGTGGATTCAACCACAAATTATAAAAGAGAGTACAAACTATGAACTTATTTATAAGATTATAGGAGGGTTTACTTTAATCTTGATTGTGGCTTTATATTTTTTAAGCATTTTAAAAAAACAAAAAAAAGAGTTTGAAACTATATTTGAAACTTCAAAAGATGGAATAGCAATAATAGATTTAAAAACAAAATTCAAAAAATATAATGATGCTTATTTAAAAATGTTAAATTATTCTGATGATGAATTAAAAACTAAATTATTAGATGAAATTGTTATTGTAGAGCAAAAAGAATTATTGAATAATATGTTAAAAAATGTGTTAAAAGATGGATATGTTAAAAATCTTGAAACAGTTTATGTGGATAAAAATGAGAATAGAGTTAATGTAAATATGACTGCTTCATTACTTCCAGATAAAAAAAGAGTTCTTATTGTTACAAAAGATGTAACATCTTTAAAACTACTTGAAAATCATATGAAATTAGCTTCAATGGGTGAAATGATAGGGAATATTGCCCACCAATGGAGACAACCTTTAAGTGTAATTACAAGTAGTGCATCAGGACTTAGAATTAAATCTGAATATGAAGAAAAAATCTCTTTAGATGATGTAAAAAATTTTTCAGACACAATTTTAAATCAAGCTAATTATTTATCTGAAACAATTGATGACTTTAAAAACTTTATTAAAGGTACGAATGAGTTTAGTGAAATAGATATTTTAAGTGTAGTTAAAAAATCACTAAGTTTAACAAAACCTTCAATTTCAGATAATTTTATTAAAATAGTTACAAATATAGATGATAATCTGAGTATAAATGGTAATAAAAGTGAATTAGAACAAGTATTAATTAATATTATGAATAATGCAAAAGATGCATTGATTCAAAATGTAAATAATGGTGATAGATTAATTTTTATAACTACAAAAAAAATAGATGAAAACTCTTTAGAACTAAGAATTTGTGATAATGGTGGAGGAATCTCTAAGGATATTATTCAAAGAATTTTTGAACCATATTTTACAACAAAACATAAATCTATTGGTACAGGTCTTGGATTATCAATTGTAGATAAGATTATTAGAGAAAGACATGAACAAACAGTCAAAGTTCACAATGAAAGTTTTAAACATGAAGGTAAAGATTATATTGGGGCTTGTTTTTCAATAGTTTTTACAAAAAAGTAA
- the argC gene encoding N-acetyl-gamma-glutamyl-phosphate reductase translates to MNVAIIGASGYTGLELIKILINHPKFNITYIANSTGEENVQDLHPCLKDVIDVEVQKADAKEVAKAADLAFLALPHKTAMFFAKELLDLGVKVVDLSADYRLELETYEKHYCPHEDKEHIKDSVYGLPEYYSEDLKNAKLVANPGCFPTAALLALLPFIDYIEEGSQIFIDAKTGMSGAGKGLKEVTHFGHLNENCHAYNPFNHRHMPEIEEKIQKLTNKEFQINFVPHLLPITRGMLVSVFATLKDEIDVEKILEDRYKDSEFIRLRNTPVDLKSTAGTNFCDLYVSRNGKALFVNSSIDNLLRGASSQAVVNANLICGFEEYEGIPKIAYVP, encoded by the coding sequence ATGAATGTAGCTATTATTGGAGCTAGTGGATATACTGGTTTAGAATTAATAAAAATTTTAATTAATCATCCAAAGTTTAATATTACATATATTGCAAATTCAACAGGTGAAGAAAATGTTCAAGATTTACACCCTTGTTTAAAAGATGTTATAGATGTTGAAGTTCAAAAAGCAGATGCTAAAGAGGTTGCTAAAGCAGCTGATTTAGCTTTTTTAGCACTTCCCCATAAAACTGCAATGTTTTTTGCAAAAGAGTTATTAGATTTAGGTGTAAAAGTAGTTGATTTAAGTGCTGATTATAGACTTGAATTAGAAACATATGAAAAACATTATTGTCCCCATGAAGATAAAGAGCATATAAAAGATTCAGTTTATGGATTACCTGAATATTATAGTGAAGATTTAAAAAATGCAAAACTTGTTGCAAATCCTGGATGTTTCCCAACAGCAGCACTTTTAGCACTTTTACCTTTTATAGATTATATAGAAGAGGGATCTCAAATATTCATTGATGCAAAAACTGGTATGAGTGGAGCAGGAAAAGGTTTAAAAGAGGTTACTCATTTTGGACACTTAAACGAAAATTGCCATGCTTATAATCCATTTAATCATAGACATATGCCAGAGATTGAAGAGAAAATTCAAAAACTAACTAATAAAGAGTTTCAAATAAATTTTGTACCACATTTGTTGCCAATTACAAGGGGTATGTTAGTATCAGTTTTTGCAACGCTTAAAGATGAAATTGATGTTGAAAAAATCTTAGAAGATAGATATAAAGACAGTGAATTTATTAGATTAAGAAATACACCAGTAGATTTAAAATCAACTGCTGGTACAAATTTTTGTGATTTATATGTATCAAGAAATGGTAAGGCATTGTTTGTAAATTCTTCAATTGATAATTTATTAAGAGGAGCTTCTTCTCAAGCGGTTGTTAATGCAAACTTAATTTGTGGTTTTGAAGAGTATGAGGGAATACCAAAAATAGCATATGTGCCTTAA
- a CDS encoding chemotaxis protein CheV: MNGINSVEQMTQGHLRNVQQLAVFYTGHNNIYAINIAKVKAFIITEECTINDTPKDTAVIAGIATIRGEPVTLINLDAWLGLPHLDTKDYKLIIYCEFNHKKVGFLIKDMLDIVEKTTDELRHSEETNSKITYTTYVKVHDKDELCTVFNAEQLLKDLGWVDDGEDTLNKYVDAPFKTDKLVLAAEDSGVAREVLTKFFKKANIHFEMYVNGAQLIQRIEEVGAEKIALVITDIEMPETDGFQVASFIKSSNKYAHIPVVVNSSMTTDAVRNKMNQIGVDGFIGKTDIQALYAATKQFLS; this comes from the coding sequence ATGAACGGTATTAATAGTGTTGAGCAAATGACTCAAGGCCACTTGAGAAATGTACAGCAATTAGCTGTTTTTTACACTGGACACAACAATATTTACGCAATTAATATTGCAAAAGTAAAAGCTTTTATTATCACTGAAGAGTGTACTATAAATGATACTCCAAAGGATACAGCTGTAATTGCAGGAATTGCGACTATTAGAGGAGAGCCTGTAACATTAATTAATTTAGATGCATGGCTTGGATTACCACATTTAGATACTAAAGACTATAAATTAATTATATATTGTGAATTCAATCATAAAAAAGTAGGTTTTTTAATCAAAGATATGTTGGATATTGTTGAAAAAACAACAGATGAATTAAGACACTCAGAAGAGACTAATTCTAAAATTACATATACAACTTATGTTAAAGTTCATGATAAAGATGAATTATGTACAGTATTTAATGCAGAGCAACTTCTAAAAGACTTAGGTTGGGTTGATGATGGAGAAGATACTTTAAATAAATATGTTGATGCACCTTTTAAAACAGATAAATTAGTTTTAGCAGCAGAAGATTCAGGTGTTGCTAGAGAAGTATTAACTAAATTTTTCAAAAAAGCGAATATACATTTTGAAATGTATGTAAATGGAGCTCAATTAATTCAAAGAATTGAAGAGGTTGGAGCTGAGAAGATAGCTTTAGTTATTACAGATATTGAAATGCCAGAAACAGATGGTTTCCAAGTTGCCTCATTTATTAAATCTAGTAATAAATATGCACATATTCCTGTTGTAGTTAATTCATCTATGACAACTGATGCAGTTAGAAATAAAATGAATCAAATTGGTGTTGATGGATTTATTGGTAAAACTGATATTCAAGCACTTTATGCGGCTACAAAACAATTCTTATCTTAA
- a CDS encoding UDP-2,3-diacylglucosamine diphosphatase gives MCLNLKKGAIFVADSHFSEVNVEFLSFLEKLKKKEIETSQLFLMGDMFDFISGESRYFVKINQKLIDIINELSHNIEIIYLEGNHDYNLQKLFPKLKVYKRESQPIFAKYENKTIALAHGDIYTPKGYDIYCKIIRNSALLIFLNFIDFNYWLSKKIYNKLIKKSICSKMKDFDSFAKKRLSYYNSDIVVEGHFHQGKHYEEKNKLYVNIPSLCCNKKYTIFDGKFITTQL, from the coding sequence ATGTGCCTTAATCTAAAAAAAGGGGCTATATTTGTAGCCGATTCCCATTTTAGTGAAGTAAATGTAGAGTTTTTATCTTTTTTAGAAAAACTGAAAAAAAAAGAGATAGAAACTTCTCAACTTTTTTTAATGGGAGATATGTTTGATTTTATATCTGGTGAGAGTAGATATTTCGTAAAAATAAATCAAAAGCTTATTGATATTATTAATGAATTGTCACATAATATTGAAATTATTTATTTAGAGGGAAATCACGATTATAATCTTCAAAAGCTTTTTCCAAAACTAAAAGTTTATAAAAGAGAATCTCAGCCAATTTTTGCAAAATATGAAAATAAAACAATTGCCTTAGCCCATGGTGATATTTATACTCCAAAGGGTTATGACATCTATTGTAAAATCATAAGAAACTCTGCACTTTTAATTTTTTTAAATTTTATAGATTTTAATTATTGGCTTTCAAAAAAAATTTATAATAAATTAATTAAAAAAAGTATTTGTTCAAAGATGAAAGATTTTGATTCTTTTGCCAAAAAAAGATTATCATATTACAACAGTGATATTGTAGTAGAAGGGCATTTCCATCAAGGAAAACATTATGAAGAAAAAAATAAGCTTTATGTAAATATCCCATCTTTGTGTTGTAACAAAAAATATACAATATTTGATGGAAAATTTATTACAACTCAATTGTAA